Part of the Phacochoerus africanus isolate WHEZ1 chromosome 8, ROS_Pafr_v1, whole genome shotgun sequence genome is shown below.
GTTGGTGAGGACCAGAATCCGAGGTTTCTTTGGAGTGTGGACAACCCCTTCCAATATGAGAGGCCTTGTCTTATGCAGTGAAACCCTCTCCCAGTGCACACAAGGACCAAGAACTGAGACCAATGGAGCCACCATGAGAACCATGAGGAAAGCGCACGTTGAGGGTCATGGTCTGAGTCTGCACTGAGGGCCCTGCCAAGAGCTCTACTTTCCAATGGTTTATTGGTCACTGAGTATATTTCTCTTTGtaggtcttaacccactgagcagccacAGAAATAAGTAAGGAGGTAAGAGACACCCCAGACAGAATAAACAACTGGCAGGAATGTAGGGTTTCAGATCGTAGATAACTCAGTGTCCCCTTTGTGCCTTTTCATCATAAACTAGAGATTGCTGAGGTTTAAATTGAGAAAGCAGACTAATATATCATGGAGGGCAGCAGTTGGGGTACATTGGGGGTTGTCTTTATTTCTGATCATTTCTTTACAACCATCCAGCCACAGATAAGACCAACATGTGTGTCTCAAACCCAAATTACTCTCCAGAAATTTAGATTCATATTTTTAACTCCATAAACACATGTTCCTGAAAGTCCCATCAACTCCCAGAGTCAGGATTTCCTCTGCAATCCCTCACTGCTGCTGGATCACCTCTGCTTTTCTCATTAGCATTGAGCCGATGTCTGAAACCATGGGTCTGTTTTCCCTTCCTGATGGACCTGTGTCCTAGATGTCAGATTCTAAGGGCCCAGAAGAAAGCTATTGAGAGAAGCAGCCACCTAGGCAGAGGGGTTACAGTGGAACACCAGGGGCTCTGGATGGTAGAATATGTTATCCCCCCATAAGGACAGGGGCTAGAGCTAATCCAGATGGTCCTGGGCCGTCCTAGGTCTCTCATAATCTCCAATAGCTCTGCCTGAAGCTGGGTAAGTCTCCTTGGGCAGAAAGCTCCCTGAGCGCCGTAACACTCCTGTGGGTCAGGATATAGCTCTTGACCTAAATGGGGCAGCCCTGCTGTGTATTGCAGCAACTTCTCCGTGATGACCATGGAAAGAAGGTTCCCACACACGCTGAAGGACCTGAGCTGGAAACAGTGGCTCAGGGCAGGCAGGATGGCCTCCAGATGGGAGTCCATGATCCCACACTCATCTAAGTCCAGTTCCTGCAGGGTGGCTACAACTTTCTCCAGCAGAACTTGGAGAAGCTGAGGATTAAAGTTGGTCAGCTtgatgccactcagatccaggCCTTTTAGCTGACTGATGTTCAAGCACTCAGAGAGATGGGTCAGGTCTGATTCTGTTAGCAGGCAGTGAGTTATTATGAGATTGTCCAAAGGGGTCTTCAGACACCTGTGGAGAAGATAAGCAATTAGGTCTTAAAAACTAGAGTGACAAGTGACCTACAGCTGAAAGACAAACCGAAGGCCAAAATCACTTTGACCATCTGTTAATGATCAATACTCAGAATGccctgtttcattttttcctgagACTTTTCACCTTCTCTGTGTGATTGGATCAAGTTCACAGAATCTAGAAAGCTCTCCTTCTTCACTGGTCAAGCAGAGTACAACAAACTCTACTTCAGTTTGAGGAGGAATGAAGATAATAGCATGCACTGGAACATGCTCGGAAGAGAGCCTGACACAGAGTCTCATTCAAGTGTGGACATCACTGAATTTTAATATTGGGAGACAAGACAAAAAATGCTTTCAACTCAGGTTCCTTCGGTCCATGCTCAGCCCCCAGGTACCTGTATATTAGGGCAGGTGAGGGTCCTGGGTGACATGCTAGGAGAACAACCTGGACAAGATTCCACATTGTCACCTGGGGTTGCAGTTCTGCAGGGGCTATTATATCCCTGAATCATCTGCAAATCATCTACCACTTTTTAGTCAGCTTTTGGCTCCTGCTCCATTACTAACATCTCCAGAATCATGTATCTTCCAATATTAATTACTTTATCTGCACCTTATCTGACATTTTACAAACTGGGAGTTTGAGACAGGCTCATTAAGGTCAGCAAACTAGTGAGCACAGAGTTTCACTTTAGAAATGTTCAGGTCGGAGGTCACTTCCCCTCCTCAACACCCtcttcatttacatattttactaTGTCATCTGAATATAGATAGATAACTCTTCTGGAGGAAGAAATCACAAAACATCCATCACTAGATCTGAATACCTTCCTAGTATGGTGTCCCTTTCCAGAGCCAGATGGGTGTGGTGATGTGATACCCCACTTCATGATTGAGCGGCAAAGAGCCAGTGCATCTGACATTCTCTTGTGTTCACTGTTAGTTGGCCAGTGGTGGCTTCTTACCTGAGCATCTGGTCCAGGCAGCCtttgaggaagaaaggagatTCCATGTAGAGATCCTGGAGGTGGTGCAGCCTGAGGAACTGAGAGGTAAATTGGAGGACATGCTGCTCCTGCTCCTCACAGGTAGACACATGGACATGGGAGAGAATGAGTCTCTGCAAATTAGTCATCTGGCCCAGGAGAGGAGCAAACATGGCCAGGGTGGACAACCGCCAGGTGCAACTCACTTCTACCTCCTGGAGACAGTCCAGCTCCACCATATTCAGAACCTTCTTAATATTTTCCATGGGCATTGAAATAACCTTCAGCCTCTTACAGCACAGGTGTACATAACTGTTTCTCTTCTCCATCCACCTTATGAGGTAGATGAGGAATTGATCCAGGGTCCTTTCCTTGAGGCAAAGTTCTAGAAACACATCCAATAGAGCCAAGGGATGCTTTGTCCTTGAACTGTCCACTGGTGCCATCGATGAGCTTGAGGAGACATGAGCATTgaatccagcccacatcctccaGAAGTTCTGGCCAGTATTCCTTAAATCCAACACCTGCAGTCTGCATCTCCTGTGGTGAAACAGCAGATTAGCTAGGATGGTTTAGGAGCCACATGGAAGGAAACTGGTCTTAGAATTTAGACCACATTTTACTTCACATTCCTGACATCACCTGCTGCCTtgccctcttcttccctctctacCTCACCTTCCTCCATCTCCTTTCCTCCTATCCTTCCTGCTTCTAAACATCTAGTGCTTTTAAGCATCACTAGAAGGAGGTCCTGTTCTTTCATGCTCCCCTACATCTTAGGCACCCATACACTTCCAGAAGGGATTTCCCAAGGTGAACTCCGCAATGGCAATGGCCGAGGTCCTTGAGCTTCTTCATTGGCATCAGCAGAAGTCTCTGGTCCATCCTTGGTCATCCACTCTTATGATACTAGCTGTCTCTTTAAGGATGCTCAGGACCCTACCAGGCTACCTGAATAAGACTCACCCGGGGTGAACTTTCTGGGCAAATAGAACATCAAGCCCATCCAGCACTGCTTGTACAGTCTCCTGGTGAGGCATCTGCATCAGATCCCCCAGAGGCAGACGGACAAAGGGCCACGTTTGCACCATGGCCTTCAGAGTCCTGCAGCGTCTCCCATAGAAGGCCAAAATGAACAGTGGGGGGAAGAGCTTGGCCGGCAGATACTTGAGAGCAGTGATGGCCAAGGCCTCATCCCTCAGCAAGCTCTTTCCTGGCAGGTCCAGGAGCTTGGGTGGATTCCGGACACTCATCCTGATTCTGCTCCAAAAGGAATCCTGTGAATATTCACAGGGAAAAAGGCATCCTTGTCAGACCAAGCATGAACACATCTCAGTCTGGATCCCCACCCTTCAGGGGCACCAACCAAGAGGCTAAGTCACTGCTCTGGAAGTGGTAGAAGAACCTCCGTTTACCCAAATTCCATTCTTGGCTCCGTGGACACAAAGTCATAGCTCTGTCCCTTCTGGCACCACAGAGGATGGATAGACTAGCCTCTTAGCTTCCTTCCTCTTTGCTTAATTATGTCTTGCAGGGAAGTGAGAACCATGAGCCTGAAAGCTGATCTgaacctctctctcttcttttttttttttttgtattttccagggccgcacccacggcatatggaggttcccaggctaggggtctaattggagctgtagccactggcctacgccacaaccacagcaatgaaagatccaagccgcatctgcgagctacaccacagctcaccgcaacactggatccttaacgcactgagcaaggccagggattgaaccctcaacctcatggttcctcgttaattgctgggccatgacgggaactcctcctttcttttctctctttctctctttctctctctcttttttttttttttggttgaaaccCTCAGATCATAACTTAATGTCCTAGGAGATTGGGTCGTGGATCAGTAGTAActaacctgactggtatccaggaggacgtgggttggatccctggcctcactcagtggggttaaggatctggtgttgccatgagctgtgttgtagatcacagacttggccctgtctggcttggctgtggcaatggcataggccaggggctacaacaccaattcactccctagcctgggaaactccatatgccacagttacagccctaagaagacaaacaaaacaaaacaaaaccttagtCCCTAAAACTATGGTTAGAGGAATATCCTGTGACCCAACACACGTCCATCATCAGTTCCCACAGTTAACCGGGCTGGTAAAGATAAAGGAGATACCTCCAAAATGAATGCCATTTGTgcacaaaggaaatattttaaatgtcaagaaataaaatgccaggagttctcatcctggctcagtggtaacgatcccaactagtatccatgaggacttaagttcgacccctggcctcaatcagtgggttaaggatttggcgttgctgtgagctgtggtgtaggtcacagacgtggcttggatctggcattgctgtcgctgtggcgtaggtcagccactgtagctcctattcgatccctaacctgggaacttccttccctatgctgtgagcactccctaaaaaaaaaaaaaaaaaaaaaggaaaagaaaaagaaaaataaataaataaaaagaatgaaaattccaAACAGATGTTTTTCATTAAGAAGTATATCTAGTTGGTTAAGATATTTAGATAAAaatcaatttatgataaaaaaaaatcaacgtgaaaataaaaaaaataagtgcagATCAAAATGCTTGGAATTAGGACAAAACAAACAccttaaatccattcatctgaaaaggaaggaaaatgaaaaatctccCTGCCATCCCTAGCTGCATGCTCTCTTTCGAGACCAGCGGACCACTGGTAAGATCAAGGGGTCCTTAACTGAGACTAACTTACCTACTCTGGCGTGGTTGGCAGGGTGTTCAGACCTCAGTTCCGGTGGGGAACCAGGCAGCGACTCCAGAGCGAGAAACTTCTGCATCTCTTCTTTGGTCCCTGAGGCTTTTGTACACCTTTCTAATCATATCACCTGCCTTTCCCACTGCTATCTTCCAGTCAGAAAACTATACCTAATTAGAGTCTAGACCGTCCACCAGGTTAATTCTAAttggatatttgtctttcttcatatGAGTTGACTGAATCAGACAAATTGttcaagaaagagaaggaatggcGGGGGCGGGGCAAGGAGTCATTCCTGGATTCACTCCTGAACATTATGGAGTTTTCCTAATATGAACAGTTCTGCCCTGGGGGTGAGACGGGacgggttttttttccttcctgacaagagatggagaagaaagaaggaaggaaggaaaagaaaaccaaagcattATGTTGGGGGATCTTTGATCAGATCAAAATAATCAGAATCTCCCAGAACTAAAACAGCTTCCTGAAGACgctgttttctttctcccccaaCATGGATACAGAGGAGTCCTTGTATCAAGTTGCCACCTCAGTGTCCTGCTGGCGACACAGCAGATCCTGAGCCCATTCAGGCAGCAAGGGAAATGCAACCCGGGGGGTGGCGGGTCCTCCAGGCTTGAGTCATGGCTCCTCTGAAGGAGGTCAGGGTTGAAATCACCATGAAGAgtgaggatgggggctgggcagtgCAGAGCTGGCCATTCTTAAAAGGACCTTGCAAATGACCCAAACTTTCCATAAAACCACAAAatatggtttttttcccccaatttggTAAGATGGagattaaaagactttttttctagatggaattaagaaattaaaatggaataactggagttctcattgtggctcagcagtaacgaacctgtcTAGTACTCGTgatgactcaggtttgatccctggccttgctcagtgggtcaagggtcaggcactgccgtgagctatggtgtggctctgatctggcattgctttggctgtggtataggccagccactgtagctccgattggacccctaacctgggaactgccatatgcctcgggcgcagccctaaaaaaaaagaacttggagaGAGAGTTGAAATAACCCTGATCAGTCACACCTAATCTTGCCTTTGTACTGGCAGCTGCTACCAGGAGATATTTTGTTCTAGCCTCTTCCCACAGAGGATGCTTCCCCAAAGGCCATTAGCCCCAGCCATTTTCCAGGGGCCTTGGGAACCCAACCCTAATCCCACTGGCCCCTTTCCAATTATATCTTGATAATCCGTTTCCCCAAACTTAGTTAAATTCAATACGGAATCTGATCAAGGTGCTGCCATTAGgcacagaaataaaattctcttctCCCCATCTTCCCTCGGGTTTGTCATCTCTTGCCTTTTTGTTCATAGTCCTTCTaaaaggtgtgaggtgatgtctcactgaggttttgaattgcatttgcctgatgagtgatgttgagcatcttttcatgcacttgTTGACCTTCTACACGTCTTCTTTGCCAGGACAATGTTTAGTGTGAACCCCGAGGTCAGAAACATACAGTGACTTTCAACTAGacagaagggagaaaaatcagGATGCAGATAAACCTGCACTGTTTTTCTGCAGGTTGAATCAAACCTGGGATCCGGGGTTTGGCTCTTGCTCTGGGAACCTCTCAACCATGGGACCCACTAGAATAAGTTCATCACTTATTTCGTACCCAAGCCTAACAGCCAGCACAGAGGTACGTGAAAAGGCAGAGCTGTGCTGCCTTTTCTCTAGCATGGTTTACGCTTGGAACACAGGGTGCCTCCCAGAACACCACCAAAAACCCCTCGTCAAGAGACGTGACAAGGGTCCTGGAAAGTAAATGATGTTCCCCGAACTTAGGAGTGAAGGAAAGCAGGTGTGTTCTCAGCAAAAACGGGTTTGGAGAATGGACATGCATTTTGTTAAGGGTGATTTGGTGCTAAAGTTCGTTGcatggggagaggaaagaaaatagggGATAAACTAACACGGAAAGTGGTGGAAGGTTTGTAAAAAGGGAGCCCTGAGAGAGGAGTTTTGTGCAAAGTCCGGCTGTAACGGTATTTCTTTTTATCAGGTAAATGAAGATTGTTGTTGAGGGTGGGCAGGTGCTggtctgtcttttatttttctctctgtgttaaGAGAAGGAAGTTTTCTTGGACTGTTGAACtacttttgacaaaaaaaaaaaaaattgtgaatttctTTGCCGTCTAATGATCTGTCTTTGCAAAAAATCTCTTATTGTCCCTTTCTTtgaatttataaatattgtttCACAGTGACCTATGATTGTATTTGACCACGTGTTTTAAGCCTTTTGATGTCTTTGAAAACCTTCCCCACTTCAAACTCTAAACAAAATTCTTTTGACCTCCGGCTACCTTTGAGGTTCTTCCAGCAGCCGCTGAAACCTCCCAAAGAGAGATATTAAGTTTATTTGGTTATGTTAACTTACAAGGAAACTGTCAAATAAGTGGAGGTTAAATCTTCTTAGGTTACACTGTGTGGGTGAATTTCATTAGTATAGGTattccaaaatttgtatggatTCCAAAATCTGATATATCCTGGTATAATGCTATCAGTCCTAATTCTAGTCCTTATCTTAAAATTTTGTATGTCATAGAAAAAGTTTCTTATCAATTGCATTGTAATCAAACCTTTAAGGATGCCATTTGAAGTCTTTTGTCACTTATAGACAATCATGGTTTGAGTGTGATATTTCTAGAAGATTCGTAAAAAGGCATTTCTGACAAATAAAAGTTTCTGGTGACTTTTAGATTATGCCATTGAGCTGGGTAAGAATTTACCAAACACTAGTGCAAAATCTGATGACGTCATTGAGACCATCAGGAGATGATTATAATGGAGTGAATGAATTGCTAAGTATGATttataattgtattattttctctgaatacagtggatttcaatatttcttttccctcaaatttttcctcttctgttaacTAGGACCTCCAACACATTTATGAAGTATACCTGTGTAAACACAGATAAAGCATTCACCTTTTTCTCTCTACCTAATCCCTCCGGGATTTGGCTTTTCCTGCCACCTCCCCATGTAGAGTTGATGGCTTGTGGTAACCAGATTACTACTTGTTATACTAATCACTGTTTTAATTTGTTCTCTCCGCtgatttccaaattttattactaaattattattaaattttattatttatgcctTGTGCCCCTCTCTTGCTTTTCTATGAATTGATTCATGTTACCACTAATATTTATTATATCCTGTCTGTGTTATAAGATTTTTATCTCTTGCCCTAACCAGTTTGCTGCCAGGCCTCCAACATCTTAaggacaattttttcttttttttttttttttgtctttttagggctgcacctgcaggatatggaggttcccagactaggggccgaatcaaagctggagctgctggcttacacgacagccacagcgacacagtaTCCGGGCTGCgtctcccacctacaccacaactcttggcaacagtggatccttaacccactgagcaaggccaggggttgaacatgcatcctcactgatgctggtcagatttgcttccaatgagccgcgatgggaactccggggccaatcttttaaaatttttatttttttttgttttaaggacCACACTCTTGGATTATggacactcccaggctaggggttgaatcggagctgcagctgctggcctacaccaccgccacagcaaggccagatctgagctgggtcttcgacctacaccacagcttgcagcaatgcaggatccttaacccactgaggaggccagggttcaaacaaacgtcctcatggattctagttggttcattatcactgagccatggaTGACAGGAATTCCCTCGTGAGGCCAATCTTATGTATAACTCTATGTAGAATACTTGTAATAATGAAACTCTAGTTATGGgaagaaacaaggagaaaaaaatatcctgGATCGTAATATTCC
Proteins encoded:
- the LOC125133322 gene encoding PRAME family member 8-like, which encodes MSVRNPPKLLDLPGKSLLRDEALAITALKYLPAKLFPPLFILAFYGRRCRTLKAMVQTWPFVRLPLGDLMQMPHQETVQAVLDGLDVLFAQKVHPGSSMAPVDSSRTKHPLALLDVFLELCLKERTLDQFLIYLIRWMEKRNSYVHLCCKRLKVISMPMENIKKVLNMVELDCLQEVEVSCTWRLSTLAMFAPLLGQMTNLQRLILSHVHVSTCEEQEQHVLQFTSQFLRLHHLQDLYMESPFFLKGCLDQMLRCLKTPLDNLIITHCLLTESDLTHLSECLNISQLKGLDLSGIKLTNFNPQLLQVLLEKVVATLQELDLDECGIMDSHLEAILPALSHCFQLRSFSVCGNLLSMVITEKLLQYTAGLPHLGQELYPDPQECYGAQGAFCPRRLTQLQAELLEIMRDLGRPRTIWISSSPCPYGGITYSTIQSPWCSTVTPLPRWLLLSIAFFWALRI